In Pseudomonas abieticivorans, the genomic window GGTGGGAAAGTGTTGATGACGCGGGTCCCGGAGCAGGTAGTCTTCCAGTAACCACACACCGTGGCATGCCTGATTCTATGCGGGTGCTCCTGCAGGGGATCGGGTGTTTCTGTAGGAGCGGATTTATCCGCGAAGAAAGCAGCGCGGTGTACCTGATGCTCTGCGGCGTGGCTTTCGCGGATCAATCCGCTCCTACAGGGTAATGGGTATGCCGGTAGGAGCGGATTTATCCGCGAAGAAAGTGGCGCGGTGTACCTGATGCTCTGCGGTGTGGCTTTCGCGGATTAATCCGCTCCTACACGGTAATGGGTGTGCCGGTAGGAGCGGATTTATCCGCGAAGAAAGCGGCGCGGTGTACCTGATGCTCTGCGGCGTGGCTTTCGCGGATCAATCCGCTCCTACAGGGTAATGGGTACGCCGGTAGGAGCGGATTTATCCGCGAAGAAAGCGGCGCGGTGTACCTGATGCTCTGCGGCGTGGCTTTCGCGGATCAATCCGCTACAGGGTAATGGGTGTGCCGGTAGGAGCGGATTTATCCGCGAAGAAAGCGGCGCGGTGTACCTGATGCTCTGCGGTGTGGCTTTCGCGGATCAATCCGCTCCTACAGGGTAATGGGTATGCCGGTAGGAGCGGATTTATCCGCGAAGAAAGCGGCGCGGTGTACCTGATGCTCTGCGGTGTGGCTTTCGCGGATCAATCCGCCGCTACGGTTGGAGTTTGTGGGCAAACTCGCCCTTTTTCAACGACGCCACGTCATTACCCATGGCGTCCCGCGCATTCAAGTCCGCGCCTTTGGCGGCCAGCGCCTGCAGTATCTCCTGGCGCTGGAATAACGCCGCATACATCGCCGCGGTTTGCCCGGAGGTATTGCGCGTGTCGGGCGAGCAATCGGCCTTGAGCAAGCGCTGGGCAATGCGCAGCTCACCCTTGAAAATGGCGCCCATCAGCGCGGTGTTACCACGATTGTCTTGGGCGCAGGGGTTGGCGCCGGCTGCCAGCAGTTGGTCCACCGCCGGCTGTTGGCCGTGGTAAGCGGCAAGAATGAGCGCGGTATAGCCTTTGTCATCACGGCTATCGAGGTTGTAGTGGGCGTCGATAAAAACCCCCAGTTGCTCGGTGCTGCCCTCGCGGGCAGCCTCGAAAAACAACTCGCGCAGTTGCGCCTGGGTGTCGCTGGCGGCCATCGCCGTGGGCGCCAACACACCCAGCAGCAAGCCAATCCATAAAGTGCGCATGGCAGTCTCCCGCTAAAGCCCGGCACCTGGCCTGCGCCCGGTGCCGGGGATGGGTCAGTCTTTCAGGTTGGCCGCCAGTTGCTTGACCTTGGCCAGGTCGCCCTTGGCCACGGCGGTCACGCCGGTGCCGTAGGCAGGGTCTGCCTTGTACAGGTAGGACAGCATGATGTTCTTGCTTTGGGCATCGGTGGTGGCCAGCGATTCACCGAAGCTGTTGATCAGGTCCTGCTGCTCCTTGGGCGTATAGGAACGGTACAAATCACCGGCCTGCTTGAAGTTCTGCTCGCGCTGGATCTTCGCCTGCTGGGTGCTGCCGCTCACGGGCATCTGGCTATAGCGGGCCGCATCATCGGCCGGGCGCGGTTGCAGGCGGCTTGGCTCGTAGTTGACGCCGCTGGTGCTGTTGCCAGCATTCATGGCGCCGTCCTGGTTGCCGTTGTTCACAGCCACGCGCGGGCGGTTGACCGGCAGGCTCAGGCCGTTGGTACCGATGCGGTAAAGCTGGGTGTCGGCGTAGGCAAAAACCCGGCCTTGCAGCAGGCGGTCTTCGGAGGGCTCGATGCCCGGCACCACGTTGGCCGGGGCCATGGCCACCTGCTCGGTTTCCTGGAAGAAGTTGTCGACGTTCTTGTTCAGCACCATCTGGCCGATCTTGCGCTCGGGCACGTTGGGCCAGATCTTGGTGGCGTCCAGCGGGTCGAACTCGAACGTGGCCAGGTCTTGCGGCTTGAGCACCTGGATATACAGGTCCCATTTCGGGAAGTCACCCTTCTGGATCGCGCCCACCAGGTCGTGGGTCAGGTGGCTGTAGTCAGTGGACTGCACCTTGGCCACTTGCACCGGGTCCAGGTTCTTGATGCCTTGCAGGCTTTTCCAGTGGAACTTGACGTAGTGCACCTCACCCTTGGCGTTCACCAGCTTGTAGGCGTGCACGCCGTTGCCATCCATCATCCGGTAGCTGGCCGGGGTGCCTTCGTTGGAGTACAGCTCGGTGAGGGTGCGGGTGGCTTCGGGCACGTGGGAGAAGAAGTCGAAGCGGCGCGAATCGTCATCCAGGTTGGTGCGCGGGTCGGGCTTGAACGCATGCACCATGTCGGGGAACTTGATAGCGTCGCGAATGAAGAACGTCGGGAAGTTGTTGCCCACCAGGTCCCAGTTGCCGTCGGCGGTGTAGAACTTGGTGGCGAAGCCGCGAGGGTCACGCAGGGTTTCCGGGGAATGGTTGCCGTGCACCACTGCCGAGAACCGCACGAACACCGGGGTGTGCTCGCCCGGCTTGAACACCGTGGCCTTGCTCAAATCGGAGATATCGCTTGAGGCGGTGAACTCGCCTTTTACCCCCGTACCGCGGGCATGCACCACGCGCTCGGGGATGCGTTCACGGTCAAAGCGCTGCAGTTTTTGCAGCAATTGTACGTCTTGCAGCATCACCGGGCCGCCAGGGCCTGCGGTCTGCGAGTTCTGGTTGTCGCCCACGGCAGCGCCGTTGTCACGGGTCAGGGTGTCGGCAAAAGCCGCAGGCAAAGACAGCAGGCCCAGCGATGCAACGCCCCAGGCGATGCCAGGCAAGGTATTGATTTTCATGATGAATCCCTCATGGATCTTATGATGTGAACGCCATCACAGCCTAGGAGGGAGCGTCGGGTTTTCTAAATTGAAAAGCCCTATGCGGGCCATTGAGAAA contains:
- the katB gene encoding catalase KatB, which translates into the protein MKINTLPGIAWGVASLGLLSLPAAFADTLTRDNGAAVGDNQNSQTAGPGGPVMLQDVQLLQKLQRFDRERIPERVVHARGTGVKGEFTASSDISDLSKATVFKPGEHTPVFVRFSAVVHGNHSPETLRDPRGFATKFYTADGNWDLVGNNFPTFFIRDAIKFPDMVHAFKPDPRTNLDDDSRRFDFFSHVPEATRTLTELYSNEGTPASYRMMDGNGVHAYKLVNAKGEVHYVKFHWKSLQGIKNLDPVQVAKVQSTDYSHLTHDLVGAIQKGDFPKWDLYIQVLKPQDLATFEFDPLDATKIWPNVPERKIGQMVLNKNVDNFFQETEQVAMAPANVVPGIEPSEDRLLQGRVFAYADTQLYRIGTNGLSLPVNRPRVAVNNGNQDGAMNAGNSTSGVNYEPSRLQPRPADDAARYSQMPVSGSTQQAKIQREQNFKQAGDLYRSYTPKEQQDLINSFGESLATTDAQSKNIMLSYLYKADPAYGTGVTAVAKGDLAKVKQLAANLKD
- a CDS encoding ankyrin repeat domain-containing protein → MRTLWIGLLLGVLAPTAMAASDTQAQLRELFFEAAREGSTEQLGVFIDAHYNLDSRDDKGYTALILAAYHGQQPAVDQLLAAGANPCAQDNRGNTALMGAIFKGELRIAQRLLKADCSPDTRNTSGQTAAMYAALFQRQEILQALAAKGADLNARDAMGNDVASLKKGEFAHKLQP